One genomic window of Spartobacteria bacterium includes the following:
- the cysK gene encoding cysteine synthase A: MLTDNILDLIGNTPLLRLKNEPIYAKAEFLNPGGSIKDRVALAMIEGAERDGLIHPDTIIAEPTSGNTGIGLALVGRIKGLKVIIVMPENMSEERKKLIRTLGAELVLTPAEKSLAGAIEAVESIRKSDPRVFVPQQFENPCNWRAHYEETAHELWRQMSGDIDCFVAGVGSGGTLQGIGTFLREHRPGVKIIAVEPKNVSALLGHEPGLHQIQGIGDGFIPAILDPALVDDVIEVTDADAIETTRQLGRDSGLLVGISSGANVWAARQLANTVQGHIATVLPDRAERYFSTALM, from the coding sequence ATGCTTACAGATAATATTTTAGACCTGATAGGGAACACCCCGCTTTTACGCCTCAAAAATGAACCAATATATGCCAAAGCCGAATTTTTAAATCCCGGCGGCAGTATAAAAGATCGCGTAGCATTGGCGATGATCGAGGGAGCAGAACGTGATGGACTTATTCATCCTGACACCATTATCGCGGAGCCCACATCGGGCAACACAGGCATCGGGCTGGCACTGGTGGGGCGAATTAAAGGCTTAAAAGTGATCATCGTCATGCCGGAGAATATGAGTGAGGAGCGGAAGAAACTGATCCGCACGCTGGGAGCAGAACTGGTTTTAACCCCGGCGGAGAAAAGCCTTGCAGGAGCCATTGAAGCGGTCGAGTCCATTCGCAAAAGCGATCCGCGTGTATTTGTACCACAGCAATTTGAAAATCCATGCAACTGGCGAGCGCATTATGAAGAAACGGCGCATGAGTTATGGCGACAGATGTCCGGGGATATTGACTGTTTTGTTGCAGGGGTAGGCAGCGGAGGCACCCTGCAGGGCATTGGCACCTTTTTACGGGAACATCGTCCCGGCGTGAAAATCATCGCAGTGGAACCCAAAAATGTATCGGCACTGCTGGGGCACGAACCGGGGTTGCATCAGATTCAAGGCATCGGCGATGGCTTTATACCAGCGATTCTTGATCCGGCACTGGTAGATGATGTCATCGAAGTAACAGATGCAGATGCGATTGAAACCACGCGCCAGCTGGGCAGAGATTCAGGACTGCTGGTCGGCATATCATCGGGGGCAAATGTCTGGGCGGCCCGCCAATTAGCAAACACGGTACAAGGCCATATAGCGACGGTTCTTCCTGATCGGGCAGAACGTTATTTCAGCACGGCACTCATGTAA
- a CDS encoding acylneuraminate cytidylyltransferase family protein, producing the protein MIILALITARGGSKGIPHKNIVNLGGKPLIAWTIDAVKQCRSVDRVVVSTDDAEIADICRHFGAEVPFMRPEELAQDGSAHIPVIQHALRWIEKTEGVLPDYVLLLQPTSPFRSAEDIDQCCDLAMETSADAVVSVREVEDHPYLQRAIDEQGRLQPIMTVPDGYLRRQDMPPFYLINGAMYLCRTQLVLEQSVLIPPDTRALVMPPERSLDIDTPMDLAYARFLCECS; encoded by the coding sequence ATGATTATACTGGCTCTTATTACGGCAAGGGGGGGCTCCAAGGGGATTCCCCATAAAAACATCGTTAATCTGGGAGGGAAACCCCTGATTGCGTGGACGATTGATGCGGTGAAGCAATGTCGCTCTGTGGATCGGGTTGTTGTTTCTACGGACGATGCAGAGATCGCCGATATCTGTCGTCACTTCGGCGCGGAAGTTCCTTTTATGCGTCCAGAAGAATTGGCGCAGGATGGGTCGGCTCATATACCCGTGATACAGCATGCCTTGCGCTGGATCGAAAAGACGGAAGGTGTTCTTCCTGATTATGTCCTTCTATTACAGCCCACTTCGCCCTTTCGCAGTGCAGAAGACATTGATCAGTGTTGTGATCTGGCTATGGAAACGTCTGCGGATGCGGTGGTATCGGTGCGCGAAGTGGAGGATCATCCATATTTACAGCGGGCCATCGATGAGCAGGGGCGTCTGCAACCGATCATGACTGTTCCGGATGGCTATTTACGCCGACAGGATATGCCGCCGTTTTATCTGATCAACGGAGCCATGTATTTATGTCGCACACAGCTGGTGCTGGAGCAGAGTGTGTTGATTCCGCCAGATACCCGGGCATTGGTTATGCCGCCCGAGCGGTCGCTAGATATTGATACGCCGATGGATCTGGCGTATGCGCGATTTCTGTGTGAGTGTTCGTGA
- a CDS encoding N-acetylneuraminate synthase, with product MKIENKQIGAGQPCYIIAEIGINHNGSLDTAKKLIDAASVAGCDAVKFQKRDPDVCVPEEQKSRMRETPWGYISYLDYRYKVEFGLEEYQEIDRYCREKHIDWFVSCWDELSVDWMETHFVPVAYKIPSACITQLSLLSRYKATGRPLIISSGMSTMDQVVTAVQALEGAELALMHCTSTYPCPNQELNLRMIQTLAQQFDLPVGYSGHEVGLQTTLAAVALGAQLVERHITLDRAMWGTDQAASIEPGGLFRLVRDIRIIEAAMGDGVKCVYDSEKPIAAKLRK from the coding sequence ATGAAAATAGAAAATAAACAAATCGGCGCCGGCCAGCCCTGCTACATCATCGCAGAGATCGGCATCAATCACAACGGTTCATTGGACACCGCCAAAAAGCTTATTGATGCTGCTTCGGTAGCCGGCTGTGATGCGGTCAAATTTCAGAAGCGCGATCCGGACGTCTGTGTGCCTGAAGAACAGAAATCCCGCATGCGGGAAACGCCCTGGGGCTATATTTCGTATCTGGATTATCGCTATAAGGTGGAATTCGGACTGGAGGAATATCAGGAAATCGATCGCTACTGCCGTGAAAAGCACATCGACTGGTTTGTCTCCTGCTGGGATGAATTATCTGTAGACTGGATGGAGACTCATTTTGTGCCCGTGGCCTATAAAATCCCGTCGGCCTGTATCACCCAGTTGTCGTTGCTGTCGCGTTACAAGGCGACGGGGCGGCCGCTGATTATTTCCAGTGGTATGTCCACCATGGATCAGGTGGTGACGGCGGTACAGGCATTGGAGGGTGCAGAATTAGCCCTGATGCATTGCACCAGCACCTATCCCTGTCCCAATCAGGAATTGAATTTACGCATGATCCAGACGCTGGCGCAGCAGTTTGACCTGCCGGTGGGCTATTCCGGCCATGAAGTCGGACTGCAGACCACCTTGGCCGCAGTGGCACTGGGTGCACAGCTGGTGGAACGTCACATTACGCTGGATCGCGCGATGTGGGGAACCGATCAGGCGGCCTCCATAGAACCCGGCGGATTGTTTCGGCTGGTGCGCGATATCCGCATTATCGAAGCGGCTATGGGGGACGGGGTGAAATGTGTTTACGATTCCGAAAAGCCCATTGCCGCCAAACTTAGGAAATAG
- a CDS encoding class II fructose-bisphosphate aldolase, with product MTQKILDAVKPGVVTGEDVQKIFKIAKEEGFALPAVNCVGTDSCNAVLEAAAKAQAPVIIQFSNGGAAFTAGKGIKGNGPVLGAISGAQHVHTVAEAYGVPVILHTDHAAKKLLPWIDALLDAGEEWFKRTGKPLFSSHMLDLSEETLEENVEISCKYLERMAKIGMTLEIELGCTGGEEDGVDNSHLDTSALYTQPADVAYAYEKLSAISPAFTIAASFGNVHGVYKPGNVKLTPKILDNSQKYIEEKFKTAARPVDFVFHGGSGSTDAEIKEAIGYGVVKMNIDTDTQWATWKGVMEYYKKNEAYLQGQIGNPDGEDKPNKKYYDPRKWLRAGQETMAARVEAAIDNLNSRDSL from the coding sequence ATGACACAGAAGATTCTCGACGCTGTTAAACCGGGCGTAGTCACCGGTGAAGACGTACAGAAGATATTCAAAATTGCTAAAGAAGAAGGTTTTGCACTACCCGCAGTAAACTGCGTGGGTACAGATTCTTGTAACGCCGTACTCGAAGCGGCAGCCAAAGCACAGGCTCCGGTAATCATTCAGTTTTCCAATGGCGGCGCCGCTTTCACAGCAGGTAAAGGCATCAAAGGAAACGGTCCGGTTCTTGGCGCTATCTCCGGAGCACAGCACGTACACACTGTCGCTGAAGCCTACGGCGTTCCTGTCATTCTTCATACCGACCACGCCGCAAAAAAATTATTGCCTTGGATCGACGCCCTGTTGGATGCAGGCGAAGAATGGTTCAAAAGAACCGGCAAACCGCTTTTCAGTTCGCACATGCTTGACCTGTCGGAAGAAACACTGGAAGAAAATGTAGAAATCAGCTGCAAATACCTCGAACGCATGGCCAAAATTGGCATGACACTGGAAATCGAACTGGGTTGCACCGGTGGCGAAGAAGATGGTGTTGACAACTCACATCTTGACACGTCCGCCCTGTACACACAGCCTGCAGATGTGGCCTACGCGTACGAAAAACTCAGTGCCATCAGCCCTGCTTTCACCATTGCAGCCTCTTTTGGCAATGTGCATGGTGTTTACAAACCCGGCAATGTAAAGCTGACACCGAAAATTCTGGATAACTCCCAGAAATACATTGAAGAAAAATTTAAAACCGCAGCACGCCCCGTTGACTTCGTCTTCCACGGAGGATCAGGCTCAACCGATGCCGAAATCAAAGAAGCCATCGGCTACGGCGTCGTCAAAATGAACATTGACACTGATACCCAGTGGGCTACATGGAAAGGTGTCATGGAATACTACAAGAAAAACGAAGCCTACCTGCAGGGTCAGATCGGAAATCCTGATGGCGAAGACAAACCAAATAAAAAGTATTACGATCCTCGCAAATGGCTCCGCGCCGGCCAAGAGACCATGGCTGCACGCGTTGAAGCAGCCATCGACAACCTGAACAGCAGAGACTCACTGTAA
- a CDS encoding HTH domain-containing protein, with protein MDALTASRYEMIEAGGRTAQDFGMNRLLGQIYMLLFMSPEPVSLQRIGEQLNVSKASASIACRQLESFGAVRKAWIIGDRKDYYEAETDLGSLLGKGVLDAVNKKINSARHQIERSLDFLEQSDTDKEVKQFVKDRLELAEKYRSRVDKLINNPIVKKLI; from the coding sequence ATGGACGCATTGACTGCATCGAGATACGAGATGATTGAAGCGGGTGGGCGTACCGCGCAGGATTTCGGTATGAATCGTTTGCTGGGTCAGATCTACATGCTTCTGTTCATGAGTCCCGAGCCAGTTTCACTGCAACGTATTGGAGAGCAGTTAAATGTAAGTAAAGCCAGTGCGAGTATTGCTTGTCGTCAACTGGAATCATTTGGTGCGGTGCGCAAGGCATGGATTATTGGTGATCGTAAAGATTATTATGAAGCCGAAACAGATCTGGGCAGTTTGCTTGGAAAAGGCGTGCTGGATGCGGTGAACAAAAAAATAAATTCTGCTCGCCATCAGATTGAGCGAAGTCTAGATTTTCTGGAACAATCTGATACGGATAAAGAGGTTAAGCAGTTTGTTAAAGACCGGTTGGAGCTGGCTGAAAAGTATCGTTCTCGTGTCGATAAACTGATTAATAACCCCATTGTGAAGAAGTTGATTTAA
- a CDS encoding transposase, whose product MIYSDSHIFTYCLTLLRAEGLIFPIMRRRRIKRRPLAYYHCMTRIVGRQWLLGEAEKMHMHQLIRRVEGFSGVRVLTYALMSNHIHLLLEEPDQDSVVGEDELLARMQSLYTEGEMDEILTRWSFWEEMGNREAVICDKLRYTKRMHDISDFMKTLKHRFSFWYNRTHGRKGTLWEERFKSVLVEDGEVLRTVAAYIEMNPVRAGIVTDPSEYRFCGFGEAAGGGMRARDGIIEVMVQKGATFGAGAKRDWLRESTRYFKKVLTYAEGDGEKGAMPAERLLCRSRYFTDGQVLGGQKFVEAFFKENKDFFGPHRESGGRKVKGDWNALYAIRDVGRNT is encoded by the coding sequence ATGATATATAGTGACAGTCACATATTTACTTATTGCTTGACATTGCTACGTGCAGAGGGTTTAATATTCCCCATTATGAGACGACGCAGAATTAAACGGAGACCGCTGGCTTATTACCATTGCATGACTCGAATTGTCGGGCGACAGTGGTTACTGGGTGAGGCGGAGAAGATGCATATGCACCAGCTGATACGGCGCGTGGAAGGATTTAGCGGAGTACGAGTTTTGACGTATGCGCTGATGTCAAATCATATACATTTACTGCTAGAAGAACCAGATCAGGATTCAGTGGTGGGCGAAGATGAATTGCTGGCGCGGATGCAGTCGCTGTATACAGAGGGGGAAATGGATGAAATCCTGACGAGGTGGTCATTTTGGGAAGAAATGGGGAACAGGGAAGCGGTTATATGTGACAAGTTACGTTATACCAAGCGTATGCATGACATTAGTGATTTCATGAAAACTCTGAAACATCGCTTTTCGTTTTGGTATAATCGTACACACGGACGCAAGGGGACATTATGGGAAGAACGGTTTAAGAGTGTATTGGTGGAGGATGGCGAAGTGCTGCGCACAGTAGCAGCGTACATTGAGATGAACCCGGTACGGGCGGGGATCGTTACAGATCCTTCTGAGTACCGATTTTGCGGATTTGGCGAGGCTGCCGGGGGCGGTATGCGGGCTCGTGACGGCATTATTGAAGTGATGGTACAAAAAGGAGCTACTTTCGGGGCAGGAGCGAAACGGGATTGGCTGCGGGAATCGACACGGTACTTTAAAAAAGTGCTGACATATGCTGAGGGTGATGGAGAGAAAGGAGCGATGCCGGCAGAAAGACTGCTCTGTCGAAGCCGTTATTTCACAGATGGCCAGGTTTTGGGCGGGCAAAAATTTGTGGAAGCCTTTTTCAAGGAGAACAAAGATTTCTTTGGACCACACAGGGAATCAGGCGGGCGCAAAGTGAAGGGAGACTGGAATGCGCTATATGCCATTCGTGATGTGGGCAGGAATACGTAA
- a CDS encoding DUF362 domain-containing protein, with protein sequence MSNVYYQRVDLKTPVDTIQRITRKLLETVVEKEHVTLEHAIPLKVHFGEKGNTTFIRSDNYQGIVDYLRERNIESSYIETLVMYGGQRHRKDLHLKIAEEHGFTQLPIIIADGEQGEAFAEVEINQKHFESCKIGKAFLDYRQMIVLSHFKGHTMAGFGGAIKQLSMGCAAKGGKMAMHMGIKPHIVNRKCKKCNLCQTGCNADAITIGKRSFIDHEKCMGCGACVSLCPHKAVSIITVKGLLRFAGFGNCFTEKLVEYAYAAQKDKRNIYINFAMNITEGCDCLPRKMKLLMDDIGVFISTDPVAIDKACYDLIYQAGKKFRGVTQFEYAEKIGLGSTAYQLIDLQDLCVWVGRS encoded by the coding sequence ATGTCGAATGTATATTATCAGCGAGTTGATTTGAAAACGCCTGTGGATACGATTCAACGTATCACGCGTAAGTTGCTCGAAACCGTTGTTGAAAAAGAGCACGTCACTCTTGAGCATGCTATTCCTCTAAAGGTTCATTTTGGTGAAAAGGGAAATACGACGTTTATCCGGTCAGACAATTATCAAGGTATTGTCGATTATCTGAGGGAAAGGAATATCGAATCTTCGTATATTGAAACCTTGGTCATGTATGGTGGGCAACGACATCGCAAGGATCTGCACCTGAAAATAGCTGAAGAGCATGGTTTCACGCAGCTGCCTATTATTATCGCTGACGGGGAGCAGGGCGAGGCGTTTGCTGAAGTAGAGATTAATCAAAAACATTTCGAGAGCTGCAAGATTGGTAAGGCGTTTCTTGATTATCGTCAGATGATTGTTTTGTCTCACTTCAAAGGGCATACGATGGCCGGATTTGGCGGAGCGATCAAGCAGCTTTCGATGGGATGTGCGGCGAAGGGGGGAAAGATGGCTATGCACATGGGGATTAAACCGCATATCGTGAATCGTAAATGTAAGAAATGCAATTTGTGCCAAACGGGCTGTAACGCGGATGCCATCACCATTGGTAAACGGTCTTTTATCGATCATGAAAAATGTATGGGGTGCGGTGCTTGTGTCTCGCTCTGTCCGCACAAGGCTGTATCTATTATCACGGTAAAGGGACTTCTGCGTTTTGCTGGTTTCGGAAACTGTTTCACAGAAAAGCTGGTTGAATATGCCTATGCGGCACAAAAAGATAAACGAAATATATACATTAATTTTGCCATGAATATTACTGAAGGTTGCGATTGCTTGCCCCGGAAGATGAAATTGCTCATGGATGATATTGGTGTTTTTATTTCTACTGATCCTGTTGCTATCGATAAGGCGTGTTATGACTTAATTTATCAGGCAGGTAAAAAATTCAGAGGGGTAACACAGTTTGAATATGCGGAAAAAATTGGTTTAGGTTCGACCGCGTATCAATTGATTGATTTGCAGGACTTGTGTGTGTGGGTGGGGAGGAGTTGA
- a CDS encoding response regulator, producing MNKSKRDCGKDADAVALAILDKRNRAFRVIYDTVVQVEGESGRRIHEILCRNLRKLCKAEWASIALCDQEKGFMRLEAFDPGKTQCNPPAKLGTYIDLPKEVIAHYADEHIRECEGKANCPIGCFCQYLLAPQNTEGMGRCYRLSYVRDRELVACAMIQLPVGESIKLKDLIEVYLSTAGTILQRIRAVEELEKHRAHLDELVKERTRELQQTVVALEKSKNAAEAANVAKSQFLANMSHELRTPMNGVLGMLSVLLATDLQGVQKQYASTAFSSAEVLLSLLNDILDLSKIEAGRLTLDCIDFDLTKLLDDFAQALAVKAFEKNIEFICAADPAVTTRLHGDPGRIRQILMNLAGNAVKFTSQGEVFVYVTVEEEDDEQCMLRFTVRDSGMGIAKEKQAVIFERFEQADGTATRKFGGTGLGLAIARQLSEMMDGAIGVESVEGKGSTFWFTARLKKQFKAADCRTIEDYFLEDSRLLVVDDNATNREVLHVMLKNWGARHVMLASDGEEALQMLRQGLAENNPFNIAILDMQMPRMDGATLGKIIKSDASLHDTVLMMLTSIGHSTDLVCFETDIFASILHKPIRIHELQSEIYGCLKGESHRPAAPPPERDPVPGTGISILLAEDNPTNQLVAMGILENSGFAVTAVNNGLEAVQALEKNRYDLVLMDIQMPVLDGLTATKQIRGGETAALNDAVPIIAMTAHAFQEDRDACTEAGMNDYVSKPVSPSILLDTIQRWLPNRTTTSRASATIELMGEKWVGVSSFDVSVLLANSMNQQSLATRIMDSFISEMPNKLGVIRSGIENKAPAAAAGTAAMIASASTHVSAAKCAVIANELEQQLKKNNLATATELLGALFAEFDVVVCLSKGG from the coding sequence ATGAATAAAAGCAAGAGAGACTGCGGCAAAGATGCGGATGCGGTGGCTCTGGCGATCCTCGATAAACGTAACCGGGCATTTCGCGTTATTTACGATACGGTTGTGCAGGTAGAAGGCGAGTCTGGCCGGCGAATCCACGAAATCCTTTGCAGGAACCTGAGAAAATTATGTAAAGCGGAATGGGCTTCCATTGCATTATGTGATCAGGAAAAGGGGTTTATGCGGCTGGAGGCCTTTGATCCGGGAAAGACGCAATGCAACCCGCCTGCCAAGCTGGGTACATATATTGATCTGCCTAAGGAGGTCATCGCACACTATGCGGATGAGCATATCAGGGAATGCGAAGGGAAAGCGAACTGCCCGATCGGGTGCTTTTGTCAATATCTTCTTGCACCGCAGAACACGGAGGGCATGGGACGCTGCTATCGCCTTTCTTATGTACGGGATCGCGAATTAGTGGCCTGCGCCATGATTCAGCTGCCTGTGGGCGAATCCATCAAACTCAAGGATTTGATTGAAGTCTACCTCAGCACCGCCGGCACTATTTTGCAGCGTATCCGCGCTGTGGAAGAACTGGAAAAGCATCGTGCACATCTGGATGAACTCGTTAAGGAGCGGACGAGAGAACTGCAGCAGACGGTCGTTGCGTTGGAAAAATCGAAAAATGCTGCGGAGGCCGCAAATGTGGCAAAGAGTCAGTTTCTGGCCAATATGAGTCATGAACTGCGTACGCCGATGAACGGTGTGCTGGGTATGCTCAGCGTGTTGCTTGCGACCGATCTGCAGGGTGTGCAGAAGCAATATGCGTCTACGGCCTTTAGCAGCGCGGAAGTACTGCTTTCTTTGTTGAACGATATACTAGATCTGTCAAAAATAGAAGCCGGGCGTCTTACGCTTGATTGCATCGACTTTGATTTAACCAAGCTGCTGGATGACTTTGCGCAGGCTCTGGCCGTAAAGGCCTTTGAAAAGAATATCGAGTTCATTTGTGCTGCGGATCCAGCGGTGACAACTCGGCTGCATGGCGACCCGGGACGTATTCGGCAGATCTTGATGAATCTTGCCGGCAACGCGGTTAAATTTACCTCTCAGGGTGAAGTTTTCGTCTACGTGACGGTGGAAGAAGAGGACGACGAGCAGTGTATGCTTCGGTTCACTGTTCGTGACTCGGGAATGGGCATTGCAAAGGAAAAGCAGGCTGTTATTTTCGAACGCTTTGAGCAGGCCGATGGAACGGCCACCCGTAAATTTGGGGGTACAGGACTTGGATTAGCTATTGCCCGTCAGCTGTCTGAAATGATGGATGGGGCCATTGGTGTTGAAAGTGTGGAGGGGAAAGGATCTACATTTTGGTTTACTGCCCGTCTGAAGAAGCAGTTTAAAGCGGCTGATTGCAGAACAATCGAAGACTATTTCTTGGAAGACTCCCGGCTGTTGGTCGTTGATGACAATGCAACCAATCGCGAGGTTTTGCATGTTATGCTTAAAAATTGGGGTGCCCGCCATGTTATGTTGGCATCGGATGGCGAGGAAGCACTTCAAATGTTACGGCAGGGGCTGGCAGAGAATAACCCCTTTAACATTGCCATTCTTGATATGCAGATGCCGCGCATGGACGGGGCGACTCTAGGTAAAATAATCAAGTCTGATGCCTCGCTGCATGACACGGTGTTAATGATGCTCACATCCATCGGTCACAGTACTGACCTCGTTTGCTTTGAAACCGATATTTTTGCTTCCATCTTGCATAAGCCTATTCGAATTCATGAGTTGCAGTCCGAAATATATGGATGTCTGAAGGGGGAATCACATCGCCCTGCGGCACCGCCCCCGGAAAGAGATCCCGTGCCGGGCACTGGCATATCCATATTGCTGGCAGAAGATAACCCGACCAATCAGCTTGTGGCCATGGGCATTCTTGAAAACAGTGGATTTGCTGTAACGGCCGTGAACAATGGCTTGGAAGCGGTGCAGGCTTTGGAAAAAAACCGCTATGACCTTGTGCTGATGGATATACAAATGCCGGTTCTGGACGGTCTGACTGCCACAAAGCAAATTCGTGGAGGGGAAACGGCCGCCCTGAATGATGCGGTTCCCATTATCGCTATGACGGCTCATGCCTTTCAGGAGGATCGCGATGCCTGTACTGAGGCAGGCATGAATGACTATGTGTCAAAACCTGTGTCGCCCAGTATCCTCCTCGACACGATACAGCGTTGGCTTCCCAACCGCACTACGACGTCTCGGGCATCCGCAACGATCGAACTCATGGGTGAGAAATGGGTGGGTGTTTCCAGCTTTGACGTGTCTGTCCTGCTGGCCAATTCTATGAATCAGCAATCATTGGCCACGCGTATTATGGATAGTTTTATTAGCGAAATGCCTAATAAACTGGGCGTGATTCGTTCTGGCATTGAAAATAAGGCGCCCGCTGCCGCTGCAGGGACTGCCGCGATGATTGCATCGGCGTCAACCCATGTTTCCGCAGCCAAATGCGCTGTTATCGCCAACGAGCTGGAGCAGCAGTTGAAGAAAAATAATCTGGCCACTGCAACCGAACTGCTGGGTGCCCTTTTTGCTGAATTCGACGTTGTTGTTTGTCTTAGCAAAGGAGGTTAG
- the arcC gene encoding carbamate kinase, with protein sequence MKNKPLAIIAIGGNSLIQDAKHMTVLDQYHAAGNTANHIADLVVEGYDVVVTHGNGPQVGFILLRSELAKKTLHEVPLEICVADTQGSIGYQLAQTLGNALTAKGLKKDIVAMVTQVVVSEDDPSFVSPSKPVGSFYTESEARDYEANCGWTLTEDAGRGWRRVVPSPAPLEIIELPTIRNLINQGVLVIAGGGGGIPVLRLASGELAGCGAVVDKDLATSLLAHELQADLFVISTAVDKVAVDFGKPQQRGIDQMTVSEAKRYLAEGQFASGSMKPKIEAALAYLEKGGKRVIITQPHLILAAVRGKNGTTIVP encoded by the coding sequence ATGAAAAACAAACCATTAGCTATTATCGCCATTGGTGGAAATTCGCTGATCCAAGATGCAAAACATATGACGGTTCTGGATCAATATCATGCGGCAGGAAATACAGCCAATCACATCGCCGACCTTGTTGTGGAGGGTTATGATGTTGTGGTGACACACGGAAACGGCCCGCAGGTGGGATTTATCCTTTTACGGTCGGAACTGGCGAAGAAAACGCTGCACGAAGTACCACTGGAAATATGTGTGGCGGATACACAGGGATCGATTGGCTATCAGCTGGCGCAGACATTGGGCAATGCACTGACCGCGAAAGGTCTTAAAAAGGACATCGTAGCCATGGTCACACAGGTGGTGGTTTCCGAGGATGATCCGTCGTTTGTCAGTCCGAGCAAGCCGGTGGGCTCTTTTTATACGGAATCGGAAGCTCGCGACTATGAAGCGAACTGCGGATGGACTTTAACGGAAGATGCGGGGCGGGGATGGCGGCGGGTCGTTCCGTCGCCGGCACCATTGGAAATTATTGAGCTGCCGACCATCCGCAACCTGATAAACCAGGGGGTGCTAGTTATTGCTGGAGGCGGAGGAGGTATTCCGGTTTTGCGTTTGGCATCGGGAGAACTGGCAGGATGCGGAGCCGTGGTGGATAAAGATTTAGCGACGAGTTTACTGGCGCATGAACTGCAGGCCGACCTATTTGTTATATCCACGGCGGTGGATAAAGTAGCTGTAGATTTTGGAAAACCACAGCAACGGGGAATCGATCAGATGACTGTGTCGGAAGCGAAACGCTATCTGGCGGAAGGCCAGTTTGCCTCCGGAAGCATGAAACCTAAAATAGAGGCAGCCCTTGCGTATTTGGAAAAGGGTGGAAAGCGCGTCATTATTACACAGCCGCATCTGATACTGGCTGCCGTGCGAGGGAAAAACGGTACAACGATTGTGCCTTGA
- a CDS encoding DUF480 domain-containing protein, translating into MLPTLTTEEVRILGCLIEKAMTTPDYYPMTINALVAACNQKSNRQPVMELYDKAVKRALDNLRVNHHLSCLFSASGSRVPKFMHTLDEQYGLSPEELAVLSELFLRGPQTPGELRGRCSRMADFPDISTVDTALSSLMSAREECFVKQLPVQTGRREARWIHLFGGEIDEEEEDASSRMDAEETPYHTAEEEKDRIALLEQEISTLKQQIDELKAAFDAFRDQFS; encoded by the coding sequence ATGCTGCCTACATTAACCACGGAAGAAGTGCGGATTCTGGGATGCCTGATCGAGAAAGCCATGACAACACCGGATTATTATCCGATGACAATCAACGCGCTGGTGGCGGCGTGCAATCAGAAATCCAATCGTCAGCCAGTCATGGAGCTGTATGACAAGGCAGTAAAGCGGGCATTAGATAATCTGCGGGTCAACCATCATCTCAGCTGCCTGTTTTCTGCCAGCGGAAGTCGCGTTCCCAAATTTATGCATACGCTGGATGAGCAGTATGGCTTGTCGCCGGAAGAACTGGCGGTACTGAGTGAATTATTTTTGAGGGGACCACAAACGCCAGGTGAACTGCGCGGGCGCTGCTCGCGCATGGCAGACTTTCCAGACATATCTACGGTGGACACCGCTCTTTCGTCGCTGATGAGCGCAAGGGAAGAGTGCTTTGTCAAACAGCTTCCGGTTCAGACAGGGCGCAGAGAAGCCCGTTGGATACATCTTTTCGGCGGTGAAATAGACGAAGAGGAGGAAGATGCTTCTTCTCGCATGGATGCGGAGGAGACGCCTTATCACACGGCTGAAGAAGAAAAAGACCGTATTGCGCTACTGGAGCAAGAAATCAGCACATTAAAACAGCAGATCGATGAATTAAAAGCGGCATTTGATGCATTCCGGGATCAATTCTCCTGA